ggttaaaatgaattccgaccgttcggtcgtaccataaccacgttggaaataaaaaaagaggtaaaataataatataataatcaaaaaatgtccttttagtaaaataaagcgaaaaatcaatcggacgttttctctttgggatttctcattcttaattgaattgactaataactaaagtgaaattaaggctaaaatcaactcgcctagtcaagctcgtccacaaaaataggtttttgaaagtttatcatgtcagtttcttactaagtaaaaagggatcatttttaaggtccaacgccttaaaatgaccactcctcaagtaaaaagaatcacttgattcatgcataagaaagaactatgtaggtctgatttcctctccaaaggagggtacgtaggagcaaaagccccgcttttgtcgacctcaaaatataaaaagaaataaaagttaagataacacaattccacaattctaaaaaatagactgttttcctttgggacaaacgtgagaggtgctaataccttcctcaagcgtaaatacaactcccgaacttagaattttctttttgaccggtttccttcggtttttccgacgtttttccacaaataaacgttggtggcgactccgcgcatctttcctcctttggaaagcgcacccgtgagcctcgccctcactcgcccgcgaagggcacgttgcgacaccaCCCCCTCAAAACTATCCTTGTCCTCAAGGATGAAAAGAAGGAAACTTCTTCTTGAGATCATAGTAGAACTGCCATGTGGAATCCTTAGGCAAGTGATGTTTCCACTTGACTAAAACCTTGGTCATAGCTTGACCTCTTCTCCTAACCATCATCTGATCCAAAATGGCCTCAGGTTCTTTAAGACTAGAACTTTCAGCAGAAAAATCAGGAAGTGCAGGACTTGAATCAGCAGCAATGACGTGTCTCTTCAACTGGGAAACATGAAACACATTGTGTATGCGAGAAGAAGTAGGCAAAGCAAGCTTATAAGCAACAACACCCACATGATCAACCACTTGAAAGGGACCAAGGTATCTAGGACTAAGCTTAGCATTGGCCCTCTCTGCAACAGAAACTTGTCTgtaagaatgaagcttgacaaaAACAAGGTCACCAACAACAAAGTGTCTTTTAGATCTATGCTTATCAGCAAGTTGCTTCATACGATTTTGGGCTCACTGTAAATGAAACTTCGGAATTCTAAGCATTTCCTCCCTCATGCTAAGGCTTTGATCCACCAAAGCAACCTTGGATTCACCGAGAAGCTAAGGCAATGAAATGGGAGGAGGCTGgctatatataatttcataggGAGTAGCCTGGGTAGAAGTATGGAAGGTGGTGTTGTACCACCATTCAGCTAAAGAGAGCCAATAAACCGAATGATGAGGTATATCTGAACACATACACCGAAGATAAGTCTCCAAACACCTATTAACAACCTCAGTCTGCCCATCTGTTTGTGGGTAATAAGAGGTGGAAAACTATAGCTGAACGCCATGAAGACTCATGAATTCCTGCCAGAATTGGCTAATGAAAATTGTGTCTCTGTCACTTGTAATAGTGTCAGGAAATCCATGCAACTTAAAAACATGATCAAGGAAGGATTGAGCCACTATAGCAGTTGTATATGGATGGGTTAAGGACATGAAATGAGCAGCTTTACTGAGTCTATCAACCACAAAGAAAATGACCTGTTTACCAGCAGAATTAGGAAGGCCCTTGATGAAACCCATTGTAATATGTTGCCACACATGGCCAGGGATTGGTAAAGGATGTAAAAGCCTAGGAGAAGCTGCAGTATCATATTTGCACTGTTGACAAGTGAGACACTACTGTATAAACAATTTAATATCTCTAAACAATCCCTTCCAATAAAGGACAGACCTAACCCTTTGCCAAGTAGCATTTCGGCTAGAATGACCCCCAACAACAGAGGTATGGAGCCAAGTAAGTAAATCATGTATGAGTGTAGGATCCTGACCCATTACCAACTTCCCTTTCCTTTTGAGCTCATCATTGAGCCAAGAATAATGTTTGTGAGATGCAGCAGAATGTTgtaaataagaaattaacttCTGAAGATGAGGATCAGTGGACCAAGTGAGCTTAATTCTCTCAAGCAAAACAAATTGGATCTGACGAGTGATAAGGGCCTGACATTCCACAGGCTCCACTCTAGAAAGAGCATATGCTACCATGTTCTCCTTGCCTTGCCTATACTCAATAGAGAAATCAAACTCCATGAGCTTGACCAACCATTTTTGTTGGAACACTGTTGAAAGCTTCTGCTCCAGGATATACTTCAAGCTACTATGGTCAGTCTTGATAACAAAATGATTAGGCAGTAAATAATGTCTCCATTTCTGAACTGCAAAGACCATTGCCAAAAGCTCTTTTTCATAGGTAGATAGAGATTGTTGCTACTTGTTTAGTGTCCTGCTAATGTAAGCAATGGGATGAGAGTCCTGCATTAAAACTTCCCCTATACCAAAGCCTGAGGCATCTACTTCACccacaaattccttggaaaaaTTAGGAAGAGCTAAGACCGGAGTAGAAGAAAGCAACTATTTTAAATGCTAGAAGGCTAATTTTGTTGCAGTAGACCAAACAAAACTATCCTTTTGTAGCATCTTATTCAATGGTTTAGCCACAATGCGAAAATTAGGAACAAATCTTCGATAATACCTGCCAAGACCAAAAAATCCTCTCAGTTGCTTTGATGTTTGAGGCAGAGGCCAAGATATCATTGCCTCAATTTTAGCTGGATCTGTGGCAACCCCTTTTCCACTTATAAAGTACCCCAAATACTCCACCTTAGGGACAGCAAAGTAGCATTTAGAATGCTTAGCAAATAAGGAATTAGCCCTCATAGTAGAAAGTACCTGTCGTAGATGTATGACATGATCATCTAAAGACTTGCTATAGATgagaatatcatcaaagaaaactagCAAAAAATTTCTCAGGAATTGTTTGAAAATAGCATTCATAAGGTCTTGAAAGGTTGCAGGAGCATTTGTGAGGCCAAATGGCATGACAAGGTATTCAAAATGACCACCATGAGTTCTGAATGCAGTCTTAGGAATGTCACAAGTAGCCATCCTTAATTGATTGTACCCAGctcgtaaataaatttttgaaaaaatgtgggAACCATGCAGCTCATCCAGTAAATCATCTACTAAAGGAATAGGAAACTTGTTCTTGATGGTGGCCTTGTTTAACTCTCTATAATCAACACATAGTCTCCATGACCCATCCTTTTTCCCAACCAACACAACAAGACTAGCAAAAGGACTACTACTATGCTGAATTATGCCAGACTTAAGGTATTCCTAAATCAAGCCATCAataatgtcttttttatgcttgGCATACCTGTATGATCTCTTGTTAACTGGATTTGTGCCTTCCAACAATGGTATCTTATGATCATGTAGTTCCCTAGATGGTGGTAACTCGGTAGGCTCTTGGAAAATATCACTGAAGTGATCCAAAAGCTGTTGGATAGAAGGAGGAACTGAAGGCTGATCTGCATGAGTGGTCAGGCCTGAAGTAAAGACTCCTCCTCAGTGCATAGCTGTAACATCGCTAAATGAACCCCATCAGAAATTGTTTTTTGTAAGTGTTGCTTCCTGGATGTTTGTAAACCACCATTAGTTGCTCCTCTTAAAACATGCCTTCTACCCTGAACATGAAATTCCATGGTTAACTTGTCAAAGTTCCAAGTAATGTTTCCCAACTTAACTAGCCACTCAATTCCCAAAACAAGGTCACAACAACCCAGGGAAATAAGTAACATATATGAGCTGAAAGTTGTTTGCTGAAGAGTCCAAGAGAAGTTGTTGGTGACTGAAGTAATCTGCAACTTTGTGCCATCTACAACCACCACATTCACAACATCCATGGAAGTTATCGGACAACCCAACTTCTTTGCCAAGTTGATACCTAGGAAGTTATGTGTACTTCTGCTGTCAATAAGTATGTGCAAAGCCCTCTTCTTATGATAACCAGTCACACGCATTATTCTAAAATTTGCAACACCAGTAAGAGCATTCACTGAGATTTGAGGTTCAAAAACATCTGACTCACTAGGAATTACTGCCTCTTCAAGTTCTATAGGAGTAGGGTCAACATCATCAATCTCCAGAACTTGTAGTTGAAGTTTCTTATATGTCTGACTATGGGCAGGAGAAAAAACCTCATCATAGAAGTAGCATAAacctttttctctcctttccgcCATGTAAGCGGGACTTAATCTTCTACTAGGTCTAGTGGTAATCTTTTCTACCCCTTTATTTGTGGAACCCGAATCCACAGGTTTTTCACCCAACAAGGACTTGTTTTTTGTAGTGGACTTATTTCGTTTGATAGAAATAGCAGAAGTAATAGATTGGGAGTTGGAAGCTTCGTACATTTTAGCTAAGGTAAAGGCCCTTCTCACAAATTTGGTTGAAACATCTGACAAGCATCTGGATCTCCTTCTTTAACCCACCTAAAAAACAGCTTAGAATATGGTCATTCGATAATTACAAACGTGACATGATTCAATCGAAAGCCCCGTGATACTCCTCCACAGACCTAATTTGTCATATTTTCATCAACTCTGCCATAGGGTCATCAAAAACTTCACCAAATCTTTCTATTAACAATTGGGTATATTCATACCAATCACTaacgtgaaaaaaaaatgaacagatTTCATGAATGCAGTATGCCATTAATGATAGCAATCTTGACCTTGTAATCGTTCGATGTATGATCAATGGAAAAGTAATTTTCAGCTTGATAAATCCACTGATGAACCTTTGCACCATTGAATCTGGGAAAATCAATGTGAGCTAACCTAATGCCACAATTGTATTGAAGATTAAGAGAATGTTCACCGCGAGGGATTGGACCTGAGCTCAGAGAATGAGCGTTATGTTCTTGCGTGTTCTTGCAGTGAATCCTTCAAAGAATCTCCAAGCACCTTCTGAATATTACCCGCTAAATGGATGAGACGTGTTTCCAGCCTAGATGCAACTCGATCTTCAGCCTCCTTTAATGTCGTCGCTGAACATGTATTCTCCACCATTGCTGACCAGGGGGAAGGTATAGGTTGATGCCAATTGATAAGAGAAAAGATAGTTCTAGGGGAAGAAGATTAACCGAAGAACTAAGAGGAACAGGAAACCTTGAAAGAGAAAAGGTTTCGAGAAGTTTTATTGAATTAGATCAAAGATATAGAGAAGAATGCTTTACAAGTAATGGAATGAATGCATCAGGAAAACGAATTGGCAATATAAAGTTGTTACTAACAACCAATCCTAACAGCTTTTTCTCAATAGAAAACgatactaactaactaactaatccAAGGCTCCCTTAGTGACAGACATGTGTCCTTAAGCAACTACAGGACACGTGGATCCTTCAGCTTTGCTCAATATCAGAAGGAACTAATATTGCCTTGATTCCAAAATGTGAGCAGCCTACAACTATGAGGGATTTTCGATCGATCTCTTTGTGCAACGTGATTTATAAAGTACTTTCAAAGGCGCTCACTAATCACCTTAAAGGAGTTTATGGGAAGTGCATCTTAGAGGAACAGTCAGCCTTCATTAAGGGGTGGAACATCTTAGATAATGCTTTGATAGAAAATGAAATATCCCACCATATGAAATGCAAAGTGCAGGGCAAAAATAAATGGAGAGATCATTTTGAAGATTGACCTAAgtaaagcgtatgatagagttaGTTGGAAATACTTGGAGCGAATGATGTTGAAACTAGGGTTTGCTGAAACTTGGGTCAAatggatgattttttttgtatcaCTTTTGTCCATTATCAAGTGTTCATCAAAGAAGATGCTTATGATCTTATTGTGTTGGGGAGGGGTTGAGACAAGGCAACCCCCTCTCACCTTATCCTTATATGTGCAGATGGGCTATCATCTCTAGTCAAGGAAgctaaaagaaagggggagataAATGGGATTAAAATCTATCGAGGTGCCCCTATGGttgcatatttttttcatgGATAATTTCTTACTCCTCATTTGTGTTTTTGCTCCTCAATGAGACGGTATCAGGAAGATTCTTAATACCTATGAATTAGCTCTGGGACAATCTTTAAATCTACAGATGTTTGAAGCATTTTTCATCTGCAATGTGAACCTGAGTGCCAAGCCTAATATTCTCACTATTATAGGGGTTAATGAGAGGTAATTACCTAGGCCTCCTAGCTCTTATTGGCTGAAACAAGAAGGTTGCTTTTAGGCACATAAAAGAGCGATTATGGAGTAAGCTAAGGTCGTGGCAGGGGAAAGTTTTGCCACGGGAAGGTAGAGAGATAATGATAAAGTCGGTGGCTCAAGCTGTGACAAACTACACTATGAGCATCTACCTATTCCAACTTCTATGGTGGAGTAACTCCAAAAAATGCTCAACTCATTATGTTGGGGTACAAGTCGCAATGCTCACAGGCATTCACTAGATGAGTTGGGATAGATGAgtactttagagtgtcaaattgtactaatgccaaggatatgtgggatactctccagttaacccatgaaggaaccacagatgtaaaaaggtctagaataaatacccttacccatgaatatgaattatttaggatgaacccaaatgaaaatatccatagtttgcaaaaaagatttatacatatagtaaaccatcttgcatctttaggaaaaatctttcctaatgaggatttaattaataaagtcttaagatgtttaagtagggaatggcagcccaaggtaactgctatttctgaaagtaaagatctttcttccatgtctcttgccactttatttggtaaattgcaggaacacgaaatggaacttcaacgcctcaatcagaatgaagaaaatgacaaaaagaagagaagcatagcccttaaagcctcatcttcaatacaagaagaaaacgaagaagaagattcaaatgatgaagaagatttttccttctttgttaagaaatttcaaaaatacatcaagaaaagaagaattgacaagcgtcagaatttcaataacggaagaaaatcacaagatgattctcaagtccttaggtgttacaaatgcaaccaaattggtcacatcaaggccaactgtccatcaaatgaagaattgtcggagaaaagtgaaaagaaaatatttgatgaaagaagaactaagaaagcatacattgcatgggatgacaatgattcatccgatggttcagaaaaggagattaatcttctaaccaaagattatgaaagtgacgagaacatctctcaaggataaaaaaacaaggagaaaaagcaTGAGTCttatctttgaagatctagacacttcaatcctgaa
This genomic interval from Glycine max cultivar Williams 82 chromosome 5, Glycine_max_v4.0, whole genome shotgun sequence contains the following:
- the LOC102663610 gene encoding uncharacterized protein, encoding MKQLADKHRSKRHFVVGDLVFVKLHSYRQVSVAERANAKLSPRYLGPFQVVDHVGVVAYKLALPTSSRIHNVFHVSQLKRHVIAADSSPALPDFSAESSSLKEPEAILDQMMVRRRGQAMTKVLVKWKHHLPKDSTWQFYYDLKKKFPSFHP